ATCGCGATCGCTAACAGTAGTTTTTACTCAAATATTCCTATGATGGTTGAATCTGCAATGGGCGAAGAAGTCTTAAGAGCAAATCTAACGCAGTTTCTTTTGGTACTTGCGGTTTCTTTGAGCGTAGCAACGTTACCGCAAATCTTTAGCTGGTTTCGCCAAATACCTTATACCTTACTGCTAGTGATTGTGGGATTAGGATTGGCTTTTGCTGATATCCGACTGGTGAATCTTTCTCCTGAATTGATTTTGTTGATTTTTCTACCGCCTTTACTGTTTGAAGCAGCATGGAATTTAAAATGGTCAGACTTAAAGCGAGATTTGTTCCCAATTTGTTTGTATGCAGTCCTTGGGGTAGTCATTTCAATTTTGGGGGTGGCAATAGGTTTAAATCAATTCGCCGGACTCTCATTGAGTACTGCTCTACTCATCGGTGCTAGTCTTTCTGCTACCGATCCAGTCTCAGTGACTGCTTTATTCCGAGAATTGGGCGTTCCCAACCGTCTGACAACACTCATGGAAGGCGAAAGCTTGTTCAATGATGGTATGGCGGTGGTTGCTTTTACTTTTTTGGTGGGACTCCCTCTGGGAAATGCGGAATTGGCACTCCAACCTATTTTAGTACAGCTGTTTGCAGTTGTCGGTATTGGCGTGGCAGTGGGAGGACTCATTGGTTTTGGTATTTCCTATGCAACCCAACGCTTTGATTTACCGCTGGTGGAACAGTCCTTAACCTTAGTTGCTGCCTACGGTACTTACCTAATGACTGAAAATTTGGGTGGATCTGGGGTGATTGGAGTTGTTACCACGGGCTTAATTTTGGGCAACTTTGGCTCTCGTATTGGCATGAATCCGCGTACAAGGTTAATTGTTTCCGAATTTTGGGAGTTTATAGCGTTTTTTGTCAACTCGATAGTCTTCCTCTTGATTGGGGATCAGGTGCGATTTGCAAGTTTGAAGGAGAACATAACTATTATTGCTGTGACATTGGGAGCAATGATTTTGATGCGCGCAATTGCAATCTTGTTGCTCAGCAAGTTGAGCAATCTTTTACAAGCATCAAAAATTCCTTTTCCAGACCAGACTGTTCTTTGGTGGGGTGGCTTGCGCGGTTCTGTATCTATTGCTTTGGCATTGAGTGTACCCACGATTGTGCAAGAGCGAGAAAAAATTATTGCTACAGTCTTTGGAGTTGTGTTGTTTACTCTGCTATTCCAAGGGCTAACGACTAAACCTTTATTGCAAAAATTAAATCTTTTGGGGGATTTACCTTTGCGTCAGCAGTATGTAGAATTAATATCCCGTCAGACTGCTCTTAATCGCGTTCTCCAGTATCTAGCTCAAGTCAATGACCGACCAGGGATTGAACCGGAGTTTTACCGCTACCAACAAACCTTGGTTAAAGGAGAAATCAAGCGGTTAGAAACAGAAATTGATTCTTTACAGAATGAATACCCCAATTTGCAAAGCTTCACTAACGAACAACTACAGACGGAAATTCTAGCAGTTGAAGCAAACACTTATGCTGAATTTGTGCGTTCGGGTTGGTTAAATCGAGAACTTTCACCCTTTCTCTCTGAGGTTCATGACGATTCTTGAATGTCAAAGACTAGCGATCGCTAGTTTTTGATAGTTGTGGAATGACTACAGTAAACTGAGTTCCCACTCCCACTTCACTCTCTACAAAAATTTCTCCCTGGTGCAAATCCAGAGACTTTTTCACCAGAGCTAATCCCAATCCCGTACCAAGAATTCCTTTCACATTATTACCGCGCTTGAAAGGCTCGTACAATTCTTGTTGAATTTCTTTTGGAATGCCAATACCAAAGTCCCTCACCTGAAATGTCACAGCTTCAGGTTCGCATTTCAAAGTAAAATAAATATCTTGACTTTGAGGCGAATACTTAATAGCGTTGGAAAGTAAGTTACTCAGAATAGAATACAGCAAATTTTCATCGACTTTAGCGTGAGTGCATCTCCCTTGTTTGTCAAATCTAATCAAAGGCTGAGAGTGGCTCATAATTTGCATATCCTCAATTAAATTCAGACAAAAAGTTTGCATTTCAACAAGTTCGGGTTTGTACTCCACCTTTCCCGCTTCTGCTCTTGCTAAAGTTAGAATATCTGAGAGTAATTGAGTCATTAACTTAGCTGAAGATTGAATGCGATAAAGATTTTTGAGTTTTGGCTTCGCAACAACTGAGTGCAGGCTTTCTTCCAAAAGTTGTGCTGAGCCTAAAATAACACTCAAAGGAGTACGAAATTCATGAGAAGCCATGGAGAAAAACTGAAGCTTGAGTTCACCTAATTCTTTTTCTTGAGCTAGCTTATTTTTAAGATTTTCTGCTTGCTGGCGCTTATTCATTTGGCGATAGAGTTGACCGTAAACCCCAAATAGGATAACAAATGTGAAAAAAGTTCCTATGATTTCAATGAGCATTCTAGATTGGATAGTGGTCTGAAATTCTTTCACCCACACTTCTAATGCCTGTTCTTCATCAAGTTGCATTTTGTCAATAATTTGTTGAATTTCCGTCAGATTGTGCTTGCTAAGAGCAGCGAGATTTGCCTGATTTGATGCAAAATACTGACCTTTTTGGTAACGTTCAATAGACTTTTGAGAAAGAGCAATTCTTCGCTCCAGAAGGGCTTCTAACTTTATCAACTGTTCATGCTCCTTGGAGTTTTTCCCTAATAATCTTCCCAATCTCTTAAGTTTTGGTTCGATTGTTTGAATTGCCTGATGGTAACGCTTTAACTCTGACTTATCTCCCAAAAGGATGTAACCGCGTCGCCCAGAGTCAGCATCATTTAAGATAGCAGTAATTCCAATGAGAGTTTCAAGGACTTCATGGCTTTGTTTAACTTTGTCGGTGCTTTTCTCCAAACTTGTTGCATTTTGGTAAGAAATGCCACTCATAACAGCCGTAACTGCTATTGCTATACCAAAACCACCTGCAATCCACTTTCCCTCAAAAGACCACTTCATAATGTTT
This genomic interval from Scytonema hofmannii PCC 7110 contains the following:
- a CDS encoding cation:proton antiporter, with the translated sequence MMVESAMGEEVLRANLTQFLLVLAVSLSVATLPQIFSWFRQIPYTLLLVIVGLGLAFADIRLVNLSPELILLIFLPPLLFEAAWNLKWSDLKRDLFPICLYAVLGVVISILGVAIGLNQFAGLSLSTALLIGASLSATDPVSVTALFRELGVPNRLTTLMEGESLFNDGMAVVAFTFLVGLPLGNAELALQPILVQLFAVVGIGVAVGGLIGFGISYATQRFDLPLVEQSLTLVAAYGTYLMTENLGGSGVIGVVTTGLILGNFGSRIGMNPRTRLIVSEFWEFIAFFVNSIVFLLIGDQVRFASLKENITIIAVTLGAMILMRAIAILLLSKLSNLLQASKIPFPDQTVLWWGGLRGSVSIALALSVPTIVQEREKIIATVFGVVLFTLLFQGLTTKPLLQKLNLLGDLPLRQQYVELISRQTALNRVLQYLAQVNDRPGIEPEFYRYQQTLVKGEIKRLETEIDSLQNEYPNLQSFTNEQLQTEILAVEANTYAEFVRSGWLNRELSPFLSEVHDDS
- a CDS encoding ATP-binding protein produces the protein MKWSFEGKWIAGGFGIAIAVTAVMSGISYQNATSLEKSTDKVKQSHEVLETLIGITAILNDADSGRRGYILLGDKSELKRYHQAIQTIEPKLKRLGRLLGKNSKEHEQLIKLEALLERRIALSQKSIERYQKGQYFASNQANLAALSKHNLTEIQQIIDKMQLDEEQALEVWVKEFQTTIQSRMLIEIIGTFFTFVILFGVYGQLYRQMNKRQQAENLKNKLAQEKELGELKLQFFSMASHEFRTPLSVILGSAQLLEESLHSVVAKPKLKNLYRIQSSAKLMTQLLSDILTLARAEAGKVEYKPELVEMQTFCLNLIEDMQIMSHSQPLIRFDKQGRCTHAKVDENLLYSILSNLLSNAIKYSPQSQDIYFTLKCEPEAVTFQVRDFGIGIPKEIQQELYEPFKRGNNVKGILGTGLGLALVKKSLDLHQGEIFVESEVGVGTQFTVVIPQLSKTSDR